A single genomic interval of Microbacterium oleivorans harbors:
- a CDS encoding PTS sugar transporter subunit IIA, with translation MKLFGFSRRAGDSRDDHAPRGEALRSPATGELIALESVPDEMFAQRMLGDGFAVDPASGVFRAPIAGELVVLASTLHAFAIRAESGLEVLVHIGIDTVDLGGVGFASSRAVGEHVEAGDEIIRCDLALVRDAVPSMVTPVIVTNSEAFAVRDLRLDAADGDVVARADRRP, from the coding sequence GTGAAGCTCTTCGGGTTCTCACGTCGCGCCGGCGACTCGCGCGACGACCACGCGCCTCGCGGCGAGGCGCTGCGCTCGCCTGCGACGGGTGAACTCATCGCGCTCGAGTCCGTGCCCGACGAGATGTTCGCCCAGCGGATGCTCGGCGACGGTTTCGCCGTCGATCCGGCATCCGGGGTGTTCCGTGCCCCGATCGCGGGCGAGCTCGTGGTTCTCGCGTCGACGTTGCACGCCTTCGCCATTCGAGCGGAGTCCGGGCTTGAGGTGCTCGTGCACATCGGCATCGACACCGTCGACCTCGGAGGCGTGGGATTCGCGTCGAGCCGGGCCGTCGGCGAACACGTCGAGGCCGGCGACGAGATCATCCGCTGCGACCTCGCGCTCGTTCGCGACGCCGTGCCGTCGATGGTCACGCCCGTCATCGTGACGAACAGCGAAGCCTTCGCCGTCCGCGACCTCCGCCTCGATGCGGCCGACGGCGACGTCGTCGCCCGCGCGGATCGGCGCCCATGA
- a CDS encoding SDR family NAD(P)-dependent oxidoreductase, whose product MRALISGGSSGIGAAASVRIAEAALARGEEAMIAVCGHTSGPQHEEVVEAIRASGGTAIGLTGDLGDPEVPAKLVAAAVEEFGGLDALVANAGIAKPGALADVTLEDWENMFSVNLRGAWLLAKASYPHLRSSEGAAVFTSSMSGQIPHAGSGAYSPTKAALTLLAQTLALEWAPDGIRVNVVSPGMTRTGMNTDLYRDPAIKEGREAIIPLARIGQPIDIANVIEFLISPLAGYVTGQDVCVDGGFSKSILSHIPGKPTSKS is encoded by the coding sequence ATGAGAGCTCTGATCAGCGGGGGAAGCAGTGGAATCGGTGCCGCCGCCAGCGTGAGGATCGCCGAAGCGGCCCTCGCGCGCGGTGAGGAAGCGATGATCGCGGTGTGCGGGCACACCTCCGGCCCGCAGCACGAAGAGGTGGTCGAGGCCATTCGCGCCTCCGGCGGCACCGCGATCGGCTTGACGGGTGATCTGGGCGACCCCGAGGTTCCCGCGAAGCTGGTCGCTGCCGCCGTCGAGGAGTTCGGGGGTCTGGACGCTCTGGTGGCGAACGCCGGCATCGCCAAGCCGGGCGCTCTGGCAGACGTCACGCTGGAGGACTGGGAGAACATGTTCTCCGTCAACCTCCGCGGAGCGTGGCTTCTGGCCAAGGCCAGCTACCCGCACCTGCGCAGCAGTGAAGGTGCCGCGGTGTTCACCTCCTCGATGTCGGGGCAGATCCCGCATGCCGGATCCGGTGCCTACAGCCCGACGAAGGCTGCGCTGACGCTGCTCGCCCAGACTCTCGCGTTGGAGTGGGCGCCGGATGGGATCCGCGTCAACGTGGTGTCGCCAGGGATGACCCGGACGGGCATGAACACCGATCTCTATCGCGATCCCGCGATCAAGGAGGGGCGGGAAGCCATCATCCCGCTCGCCCGGATCGGTCAGCCGATCGACATCGCCAACGTCATCGAGTTCCTCATCAGCCCCCTCGCGGGCTACGTCACCGGCCAGGACGTCTGCGTCGATGGAGGCTTCTCCAAATCGATCCTCAGCCATATCCCGGGCAAGCCCACCTCGAAATCGTAA
- a CDS encoding carbohydrate ABC transporter permease, with the protein MSTATERIVTAGSSPRRRKRTEWLKAIPAWAYIVISAAIVLPPIAWIISTALKPDADTIAFPPTWIPDPITFESFAGIYTTTNVRFFLNSLIYAGGSIVLALAICIPAAYVATRYRSRRMEALMTGILVLSMVPAIVVFIALYSMFVRTSLINTYPMLIVVYTAIICGQTILFLRNFIENIPVEIEEAAAIDGCSRFQILWRIVIPLIRPGIAAIAIFIFVFVWNDFLVGTVLATTEDMKTVQNGIVRYIQTGFGNFWGLFSAFVIVAFVPVLAIFAAFQRWFIAGLTSGGVKG; encoded by the coding sequence ATGAGCACTGCAACAGAACGCATCGTGACCGCCGGGTCCTCCCCGCGTCGTCGCAAGCGCACCGAGTGGCTGAAAGCGATCCCGGCATGGGCCTACATCGTGATCTCGGCCGCCATCGTGCTCCCGCCGATCGCGTGGATCATCTCCACCGCTCTCAAGCCGGATGCCGACACCATCGCCTTCCCCCCGACGTGGATCCCGGACCCCATCACATTCGAATCCTTCGCCGGCATCTACACGACCACGAACGTCCGGTTCTTCCTCAACTCGCTCATCTACGCCGGAGGCTCGATCGTCTTGGCGCTGGCGATCTGCATCCCGGCCGCGTACGTCGCCACGCGCTATCGGAGCCGGCGCATGGAAGCACTGATGACCGGCATCCTCGTCCTGTCGATGGTGCCCGCGATCGTCGTCTTCATCGCGCTGTACTCGATGTTCGTGCGGACCTCGCTGATCAACACCTACCCGATGCTGATCGTGGTCTACACCGCCATCATCTGCGGACAGACGATCCTGTTCCTCCGCAACTTCATCGAGAACATCCCCGTCGAGATCGAAGAGGCCGCCGCCATCGACGGCTGCTCCCGGTTCCAGATTCTGTGGCGCATCGTCATCCCTCTGATCCGACCCGGTATCGCGGCGATCGCGATCTTCATCTTCGTCTTCGTCTGGAACGACTTCCTCGTGGGAACCGTCCTCGCAACGACGGAGGACATGAAGACGGTGCAGAACGGCATCGTCCGCTACATCCAAACGGGATTCGGCAACTTCTGGGGATTGTTCTCCGCCTTCGTCATCGTCGCCTTCGTTCCCGTCCTCGCCATCTTCGCCGCCTTCCAACGGTGGTTCATCGCGGGCCTGACCTCCGGCGGCGTCAAGGGCTAG
- a CDS encoding Gfo/Idh/MocA family protein, with product MSNRTIGVALVGAGAMGTVHAAIASGIDELDVVAVVDPSVDATARVAARLEAAGFRRPGEHSTLDDALATPEVDLVVITTPSGLHVSQATTALGAGRHVILEKPLDVDLNRARVLADRAAAAAREGRVATVISQHRFDTASVIVADAVRSNQLGRVTSAIASTAWWRPQSYYDSADWRGTWALDGGGALMNQGVHNVDLLLSFLGRPVEVSGQMALLAHRRIEVEDSVVATIRFESGALAAVHATTAAYPGLSTRLHVMGSHGSAIIEDDVLTYFHAAETPGIDVGPMGLTAAEGNRVGTVPIDSGERTAPLGFDIPPAPAGQYSLDPTSHHRQYRDVVNAIISGVQPAVTVQHAYDAMAVIRSIYVSSTLGKPVQFDDVAAGQYDDVLLVAADPARTSKGPRVHR from the coding sequence GTGAGCAACCGAACCATCGGAGTGGCACTCGTGGGAGCGGGGGCCATGGGAACTGTCCACGCCGCGATCGCATCGGGGATCGACGAACTCGACGTCGTCGCGGTCGTCGACCCGTCCGTGGACGCCACCGCGCGTGTCGCCGCCCGACTCGAGGCGGCCGGCTTCCGGCGTCCCGGCGAGCACTCGACGCTCGATGACGCGCTCGCAACGCCGGAGGTCGACCTGGTGGTCATCACCACGCCGAGCGGATTGCACGTGTCCCAGGCGACGACGGCCCTGGGCGCCGGGCGACACGTGATCCTCGAGAAACCGCTCGATGTGGATCTGAACCGGGCTCGAGTGCTGGCCGACCGCGCTGCCGCCGCCGCTCGCGAAGGCCGTGTCGCGACGGTCATCAGTCAGCATCGATTCGATACGGCATCGGTCATCGTGGCGGACGCCGTGAGGTCGAATCAGCTCGGACGGGTCACCTCGGCCATCGCCTCGACAGCATGGTGGCGGCCCCAGAGCTACTACGACTCCGCCGACTGGCGGGGAACGTGGGCTCTCGACGGCGGGGGAGCGCTGATGAACCAGGGCGTCCACAACGTCGACCTGCTGCTGTCGTTCCTCGGGCGACCCGTGGAGGTCTCGGGGCAGATGGCCCTCCTCGCTCACCGCAGGATCGAGGTCGAGGATTCGGTCGTCGCGACTATCCGGTTCGAGTCGGGGGCGCTCGCCGCCGTGCACGCGACGACGGCGGCATACCCCGGACTCTCCACACGACTCCATGTGATGGGATCTCACGGCTCCGCCATCATCGAGGACGACGTGTTGACCTACTTCCACGCCGCAGAGACGCCGGGAATCGACGTCGGTCCCATGGGCCTGACCGCAGCGGAGGGCAATCGCGTCGGCACCGTGCCCATCGACAGCGGCGAGCGAACCGCCCCTCTCGGCTTCGACATCCCTCCGGCGCCCGCTGGCCAGTACAGCCTCGATCCGACCAGCCACCATCGGCAGTACCGGGATGTCGTGAACGCGATCATCTCGGGCGTCCAGCCCGCCGTCACCGTCCAACATGCGTACGACGCGATGGCCGTCATCCGATCGATCTACGTCTCGTCGACCCTGGGGAAGCCGGTGCAGTTCGACGACGTCGCGGCGGGCCAGTACGACGACGTGCTCCTGGTTGCGGCCGATCCCGCGCGCACCTCGAAAGGACCTCGTGTTCACCGGTAG
- a CDS encoding glycoside hydrolase family 1 protein — MAHELEFPDSFLWGGAIAANQVEGAWREGGKGPSVSDVFLSGAHGSPRLASLDFSLDGRYPSRDATRFYDNYADDIALFAEMGYSVLRLSIAWTRIFPRGDEETPNEAGLQFYDRVFAELRKHGIRPIVTISHNELPLGLAQKFDGWGDRRMIDRYLALCEVLFERYRDDVTYWIPFNEINNLTLPLTVFMHGGIIPEGMTSFGDGTDDRDLRFQAMHHVLVAAARAVELGRRVNPDFRFGSMTCHITLYPLTPNPADVLLAQQDDALRNNFCADVQLQGEYPYYQVTWMQREGIVLDITDEDRRVLRENTHDFYAFSYYMSVCASADDEVAQTSGNIMGGARNPYLDESEWAWQIDPVGLRYTLNKVYDRYRVPIMITENGLGATDELVDGRVHDDYRISYLREHIAQMRLAIDDGVELIAYTPWAAIDIISVSTGEMRKRYGFVYVDVDDDGNGTYARYRKDSFDWYRRVIETRGRDLGVSTGEPAQGVVS; from the coding sequence ATGGCACACGAACTCGAATTCCCCGACAGCTTCCTGTGGGGAGGCGCTATCGCCGCCAACCAGGTGGAGGGCGCATGGCGGGAAGGGGGGAAAGGCCCCAGCGTCTCGGACGTCTTCCTCAGCGGCGCCCACGGTTCGCCCCGGCTCGCATCGTTGGACTTCTCCCTCGACGGCCGCTATCCCTCTCGCGACGCGACGCGCTTCTACGACAACTACGCCGACGACATCGCACTCTTCGCCGAGATGGGCTACAGCGTGCTGCGGCTCTCGATCGCCTGGACCCGGATCTTCCCTCGCGGCGACGAGGAGACACCGAACGAGGCCGGGTTGCAGTTCTACGATCGGGTGTTCGCCGAGCTGCGCAAGCACGGCATCCGACCCATCGTCACGATCTCGCACAACGAGCTGCCGCTCGGCCTCGCGCAGAAGTTCGACGGCTGGGGCGATCGGCGGATGATCGATCGCTACCTCGCGCTGTGCGAAGTCCTCTTCGAGCGATACCGCGACGACGTCACCTATTGGATCCCGTTCAACGAGATCAACAACCTGACGCTGCCGTTGACGGTGTTCATGCACGGCGGGATCATTCCCGAGGGCATGACGTCGTTCGGCGACGGCACCGACGATCGCGACCTGCGTTTCCAGGCGATGCACCACGTGCTCGTCGCGGCGGCCCGTGCCGTCGAGCTCGGCAGGCGCGTCAACCCGGACTTCCGGTTCGGGTCGATGACCTGTCACATCACGCTCTACCCCCTGACGCCGAATCCCGCCGACGTTCTGCTCGCCCAACAGGACGATGCGCTCCGCAACAACTTCTGCGCCGACGTCCAGCTGCAGGGGGAGTATCCCTACTACCAGGTGACGTGGATGCAGCGAGAGGGGATCGTGCTCGACATCACCGACGAGGACCGCCGCGTTCTGCGCGAGAACACGCACGACTTCTACGCCTTCAGCTATTACATGTCGGTGTGCGCGAGTGCGGATGACGAGGTGGCGCAGACTTCCGGAAACATCATGGGAGGCGCACGCAACCCCTATCTCGACGAGTCGGAGTGGGCGTGGCAGATCGACCCCGTCGGCCTCCGGTACACGCTGAACAAGGTGTACGACCGGTACCGTGTGCCGATCATGATCACCGAGAACGGGCTGGGTGCGACCGACGAACTCGTCGACGGTCGGGTCCACGACGACTACCGAATCTCGTACCTCCGCGAGCACATCGCGCAGATGCGGCTCGCCATCGACGACGGTGTGGAGCTCATCGCGTACACGCCCTGGGCTGCCATCGACATCATCAGCGTCTCCACGGGGGAGATGCGAAAGCGGTACGGGTTCGTCTACGTCGATGTCGACGACGACGGGAACGGGACGTACGCCCGCTACCGGAAAGACAGCTTCGACTGGTATCGCCGAGTCATCGAAACACGGGGGCGCGATCTGGGCGTCTCGACCGGCGAGCCGGCTCAGGGGGTCGTGTCGTGA
- a CDS encoding sugar phosphate isomerase/epimerase family protein, which yields MIINTFSYLWKASALEAITELIDNGYSTFEVPISSPHCWPVEISSADRAAVRRTLAEAGAGIRSLNAGGYDLNLASPARSMRDKSIEHITSVIDLAAEWNVGEIIISPGTRRPMISPSLDQVNGWLHDSLEILVPRAQRAGTRLLFEQTPYCFTPTIETLAEVVRTVDDDALKIVYDVANAAYIGEDPVLALREYSDLIPLIHISDTGTDVWGHDPIGTGVIDWAALGAAVDATLGVENVVLEVIRDENTLEEFATALRDLNAAGWSIENNRAEEVVR from the coding sequence ATGATCATCAACACGTTCTCCTACCTCTGGAAGGCGTCGGCCCTCGAGGCGATCACGGAGCTGATCGACAACGGGTACTCGACCTTCGAGGTGCCGATCAGCTCGCCGCACTGCTGGCCCGTCGAGATCTCCAGCGCTGACCGCGCCGCGGTCCGCCGCACGCTCGCGGAGGCAGGCGCCGGCATCCGCTCGCTCAATGCCGGGGGATACGACCTCAATCTCGCCAGCCCTGCCCGCAGCATGCGCGACAAGAGCATCGAGCACATCACCTCGGTCATCGACCTGGCAGCGGAATGGAACGTCGGGGAGATCATCATCTCGCCGGGCACGCGACGCCCCATGATCTCTCCGAGTCTCGACCAGGTGAACGGGTGGCTCCACGACAGCCTGGAGATCCTCGTCCCCCGGGCGCAGCGAGCGGGCACGCGGCTGCTGTTCGAACAGACCCCGTACTGCTTCACCCCGACCATCGAGACCCTGGCGGAGGTGGTCCGCACGGTGGACGATGATGCCCTGAAGATCGTTTACGACGTGGCCAACGCCGCCTACATCGGCGAGGATCCCGTTCTCGCCCTGCGGGAGTACAGCGATCTCATCCCGCTCATCCACATCTCGGATACCGGCACCGACGTCTGGGGGCACGACCCCATCGGCACGGGCGTCATCGACTGGGCGGCGCTGGGCGCGGCCGTGGACGCGACGCTCGGAGTGGAGAACGTCGTCTTGGAGGTCATCCGTGACGAGAACACGCTCGAGGAGTTCGCGACCGCTCTGCGGGATCTGAATGCCGCGGGATGGAGCATCGAGAACAACCGCGCCGAGGAGGTCGTGCGATGA
- a CDS encoding PTS transporter subunit EIIC, with amino-acid sequence MANLDIARQIVDSVGGPANIRGLVHCVTRLRFDLVDDDRADRTRLQRIDGVQGVVSRGGQLQLIIGQGAVEERFADVQQVRSGAAGDSEATPSASPRAEARPEAAPAAPAGRREASKKRRGPRQWFDALLQTLASIFAPIIPAIVGCGMVMGALYSFQLLGWIQPESSIYQLLWIVSNAAFYFLPIYLAFSCAQRFGCNPYVAAVLGGILVHPNIAALVQAGETSLDLGAVQIALRDYSSSIVPIILMVYLMSWVEKGVTRLTPKMIRLIVVPTVSLVVSAFIGLWVLAPLGGAVGDYVAQGIAWVYTTFGILGGLLLGAFYPFILSTGMQVALTPVILSNIQSTGGDFIYPVIATSNAAMAAAAAYIFIRSRDRSLKQVAGSTSISAFIGVSEPVLFGIVIRFKKVLWAVMAGGAAGGAIMGAFQVMYGGFGFVPFGTVILAFGPTFVFYMVGVVVAMAVTVTVLAVFGYESRSDADAAVDAVTATDTDTRTDAASPDAVR; translated from the coding sequence GTGGCCAATCTGGACATCGCGCGGCAGATCGTCGATTCCGTCGGCGGTCCCGCGAACATACGCGGGCTCGTGCACTGTGTGACCCGCCTGCGGTTCGACTTGGTCGACGACGACCGCGCCGACCGGACGCGATTGCAGCGGATCGACGGTGTGCAGGGCGTCGTCTCGCGTGGCGGACAGCTGCAGCTGATCATCGGTCAGGGGGCCGTCGAAGAACGCTTCGCCGACGTGCAGCAGGTGCGCAGCGGGGCCGCGGGCGACAGCGAAGCGACGCCCTCGGCGTCACCGCGCGCCGAGGCGCGTCCCGAAGCGGCACCCGCCGCGCCCGCTGGGCGTCGCGAGGCCTCGAAGAAACGGCGCGGGCCGCGCCAGTGGTTCGATGCGCTGCTGCAGACCCTGGCGAGCATCTTCGCGCCCATCATCCCCGCGATCGTCGGATGCGGCATGGTGATGGGTGCTCTCTACTCGTTCCAGCTGCTCGGCTGGATCCAGCCCGAGTCGAGCATCTACCAGCTGCTGTGGATCGTGAGCAACGCCGCGTTCTACTTCCTCCCGATCTATCTCGCCTTCAGCTGTGCGCAGCGTTTCGGCTGCAACCCGTACGTCGCGGCCGTGCTCGGCGGAATCCTCGTGCACCCGAACATCGCGGCGCTCGTCCAGGCGGGTGAGACCAGCCTTGACCTCGGTGCCGTTCAGATCGCTCTGCGCGACTACTCGAGCTCGATCGTGCCCATCATCCTCATGGTGTACCTGATGTCGTGGGTGGAGAAGGGTGTCACTCGCCTGACCCCGAAGATGATCCGTCTCATCGTCGTGCCGACGGTCAGCCTGGTCGTCAGCGCTTTCATCGGCCTGTGGGTCCTCGCACCGCTGGGCGGCGCGGTCGGAGACTACGTCGCGCAGGGCATCGCCTGGGTCTACACGACGTTCGGCATCCTCGGAGGGCTGCTCCTCGGCGCCTTCTACCCCTTCATCCTCTCGACGGGTATGCAGGTCGCGTTGACGCCCGTGATCCTCTCCAACATCCAGTCGACGGGCGGCGACTTCATCTACCCGGTCATCGCGACCTCGAACGCGGCCATGGCCGCGGCCGCCGCCTACATCTTCATCCGCAGCCGCGACCGCTCGCTCAAGCAGGTCGCCGGGTCGACATCCATCTCCGCCTTCATCGGCGTCTCGGAACCCGTTCTGTTCGGCATCGTCATCCGCTTCAAGAAGGTGCTCTGGGCGGTGATGGCCGGCGGGGCAGCCGGCGGGGCGATCATGGGCGCCTTCCAGGTGATGTACGGCGGCTTCGGCTTCGTTCCGTTCGGCACGGTCATCCTCGCGTTCGGCCCGACCTTCGTGTTCTACATGGTCGGCGTCGTCGTCGCGATGGCGGTGACCGTCACCGTGCTCGCCGTCTTCGGCTACGAGTCGCGATCCGACGCAGACGCCGCCGTCGACGCCGTCACCGCGACCGATACCGACACGAGAACCGACGCCGCGAGCCCGGACGCCGTCCGCTGA
- a CDS encoding carbohydrate ABC transporter permease — translation MTISSGIVGVSSGIREAANTPDPTTSVRRRRADWRVWMYAVPVLLVFTFVFIGPLIYTAWTALHETTYYQIGAFSGLNSFVELFSDPDLPNQIGTTLVFSLGALVIALPAGLISAIVLNGLHRFKRTVRSLFLLPWLMSQAIAGVIWLWFLNPNYGPASYITTSLGFGPTDVFSSPTSALVAVTLITAWWSYPQAMLLFLGALQTIPGELRESLKMDGGGLWREFVSITLPFLRNTIVSVTVVLLMLYVQMVTIILVTTRGGPLNATETLSMRVYNQTFLDFDLSGASATAILLFAVNTALTLVAIRFRRKEAL, via the coding sequence ATGACAATCTCCAGCGGCATCGTCGGGGTCTCCTCCGGCATTCGCGAAGCAGCGAACACCCCCGACCCGACTACCAGCGTCCGCCGACGCCGCGCCGACTGGCGCGTGTGGATGTATGCGGTCCCGGTCCTCCTGGTGTTCACGTTCGTCTTCATCGGCCCGCTCATCTACACCGCGTGGACTGCCCTTCACGAGACGACCTATTACCAGATCGGCGCGTTCTCGGGGCTGAACAGCTTCGTGGAGCTGTTCTCCGACCCCGACCTCCCCAATCAGATCGGCACCACCCTCGTCTTCTCCCTCGGTGCTCTGGTGATCGCTCTGCCGGCGGGGCTGATATCCGCGATCGTGCTGAACGGTCTGCACCGGTTCAAGCGAACCGTGCGCAGCCTGTTCCTGCTGCCGTGGCTGATGTCGCAGGCGATCGCCGGTGTCATCTGGCTGTGGTTCCTGAACCCCAATTACGGTCCCGCGTCGTACATCACGACCTCCCTGGGGTTCGGGCCCACGGACGTGTTCTCCTCTCCCACCTCCGCTCTCGTGGCCGTCACACTCATCACCGCATGGTGGTCGTATCCGCAGGCCATGCTCCTGTTCCTGGGGGCGTTGCAGACCATCCCGGGGGAACTCCGCGAGAGCCTGAAGATGGACGGAGGAGGCCTCTGGCGGGAATTCGTCAGCATCACGCTGCCGTTCCTCCGGAACACGATCGTCTCCGTGACCGTGGTGCTCCTCATGCTCTACGTGCAGATGGTGACCATCATCCTGGTGACCACTCGAGGCGGACCCCTCAACGCCACCGAGACGTTGTCCATGCGCGTCTACAACCAGACGTTCCTCGACTTCGACCTCTCCGGCGCATCGGCGACCGCGATCCTGCTCTTCGCGGTGAACACCGCCCTCACCCTCGTCGCCATCCGTTTCCGCCGGAAGGAAGCACTATGA
- a CDS encoding ABC transporter substrate-binding protein, translated as MIKKRWSIALATLAAASLTLSACAPADDSAGGAGSGGESGPVTLTYWDFLDPSQDNPRSNALRENIAAFEEANPDIKIDLSVVALGDMISRLPQAAAAGQAPDVFKMFTPQVPQMAAAGAYTPLPADALAVDDWLRPADTLAGPDGQQVAVPYEYRTCALYYNQKILDQIGATAPTTYDEVVDVAAKAAAAGYTGFGTGFSDTDNSAIIATFFDCFMSQVGRDIWDDEGNADYAGDKADEFGEFLTKLRDANALGSSVVSDTYSTVTDGLANGTVAMSILGTERIVTFGTSNPDIKWSALPTASTGGQSGSTFGWTMGIGAGSKKVDAAWKFIEYMTGAQAAAGLASGGEVPTRSSSYDDAYFSTPDADAVNSIAEYVESNSEPHPYQDNWIALATGLSQAGQAMYLNGLSSSEFISMAQDAANK; from the coding sequence ATGATCAAGAAGCGGTGGAGCATCGCTCTGGCAACCCTCGCGGCGGCGAGCCTCACGTTGTCCGCCTGTGCGCCGGCGGACGATTCCGCAGGCGGTGCGGGATCGGGCGGCGAGAGCGGCCCCGTGACCCTCACCTACTGGGACTTCCTGGACCCCAGCCAGGACAACCCCAGGTCCAACGCGCTGCGAGAGAACATCGCGGCGTTCGAAGAGGCCAACCCCGACATCAAGATCGACCTGTCGGTCGTCGCCCTGGGCGACATGATCAGCCGTCTGCCCCAGGCGGCCGCCGCCGGTCAGGCGCCCGACGTGTTCAAGATGTTCACCCCGCAGGTGCCGCAGATGGCGGCGGCCGGTGCCTACACCCCGCTCCCGGCCGACGCCCTCGCGGTGGACGACTGGCTCCGCCCGGCCGACACGCTCGCCGGGCCCGACGGTCAGCAGGTCGCCGTGCCCTACGAGTACCGCACGTGCGCGCTGTACTACAACCAGAAGATCCTCGACCAGATCGGTGCCACCGCGCCGACGACCTACGACGAGGTCGTCGATGTCGCCGCCAAGGCCGCCGCCGCGGGCTACACCGGCTTCGGCACCGGGTTCTCCGACACCGACAACTCCGCCATCATCGCGACCTTCTTCGACTGCTTCATGAGCCAGGTCGGTCGGGACATCTGGGACGACGAGGGGAACGCGGACTACGCCGGCGACAAGGCCGACGAGTTCGGAGAGTTCCTGACGAAGCTCCGGGATGCCAATGCGTTGGGCAGCAGCGTGGTCTCCGACACGTACTCGACCGTCACCGACGGGCTCGCGAACGGGACCGTCGCCATGTCGATCCTCGGTACCGAGCGCATCGTCACCTTCGGCACGTCGAATCCCGACATCAAGTGGAGCGCCCTCCCGACCGCCTCGACGGGCGGACAGAGCGGCTCGACGTTCGGGTGGACGATGGGCATCGGCGCGGGGAGCAAGAAGGTGGATGCCGCGTGGAAGTTCATCGAGTACATGACCGGTGCCCAGGCCGCAGCGGGGCTGGCAAGCGGTGGCGAGGTCCCCACCCGCTCGTCCAGCTACGACGACGCATACTTCTCCACCCCCGACGCCGACGCCGTCAACTCCATCGCGGAGTACGTCGAGAGCAACAGCGAGCCGCACCCGTACCAGGACAACTGGATCGCCCTCGCCACCGGGCTCTCGCAGGCGGGACAGGCGATGTACCTCAACGGCCTGTCGAGCAGCGAGTTCATCAGCATGGCGCAGGACGCCGCGAACAAATAA
- a CDS encoding shikimate dehydrogenase family protein gives MFTGRATLIAHIGYPTDAFASSSLCNPWFERNGWDAAVVPMSARAEGYPDLFRALFTLTNLRGALVTTPHKVTTMELVDEVTPAAAIAGAANAVVKREDGSILADQFDGAGFVRALARKGFDCADKRVMIVGTGGVGSAIAASLAARKVGEISLVNRRTTSAEELSKRLRAHYPDVETRLGSKDPRGFDLIVNATSLGAHAGDPLPLDLDGVESTTFVADAVNKPELTPFLVAAQRRGCAIQAGRDMLLEMVPAYLAFFGFDGAAVEDFV, from the coding sequence GTGTTCACCGGTAGAGCAACACTCATCGCCCACATCGGGTACCCGACGGACGCCTTCGCCTCGTCATCGCTGTGCAACCCCTGGTTCGAGCGGAACGGATGGGACGCCGCCGTCGTCCCGATGTCCGCTCGTGCGGAGGGCTACCCCGACCTGTTCCGTGCCCTCTTCACCCTGACCAACCTCCGCGGCGCTCTCGTGACCACGCCTCACAAGGTGACCACCATGGAGCTCGTCGACGAGGTCACTCCCGCGGCCGCGATCGCCGGCGCCGCCAATGCCGTCGTCAAGCGCGAGGACGGTTCGATCCTCGCCGACCAGTTCGACGGCGCTGGATTCGTCCGTGCCCTCGCGCGCAAGGGATTCGACTGCGCCGACAAGCGCGTCATGATCGTCGGCACCGGCGGTGTCGGCTCGGCCATCGCGGCCTCTCTCGCGGCCCGGAAGGTCGGCGAGATCAGTCTCGTCAACCGCCGCACGACGTCGGCGGAGGAGCTGTCGAAGCGCCTCCGGGCTCACTATCCGGATGTGGAGACCCGCTTGGGGTCGAAGGACCCGCGAGGCTTCGACCTGATCGTCAATGCGACCTCGCTCGGGGCGCATGCCGGCGATCCTCTGCCCCTCGACCTCGACGGCGTCGAAAGCACGACCTTCGTCGCGGACGCCGTCAACAAACCCGAACTCACCCCGTTTCTGGTGGCGGCCCAGCGACGAGGCTGCGCGATCCAGGCCGGCCGGGACATGCTGCTGGAGATGGTTCCGGCATACCTGGCTTTCTTCGGGTTCGACGGCGCTGCCGTCGAGGACTTCGTCTGA